The sequence GAAAGTTCTGAGAATAGGGAATGGATTCTACCTGTAAAATGATGTAACATGACCAGGTGAAGCAGCTTGCTACAAGCATGATTGATCCTTTTCCTGTATCTTCCTGCTTTGGAGTATTCATAACATGTGACTGCCCATTATAGCTCCTTGACTTGCTTGTCCAAGGCAACTCAATGACATTCCCTTTCACGAACGTCATGAGCATTGCTCCTCCAATAGCCACCATGGTTCCCGCCAGCTTTGCCTGGCTGTGACGCCTTTTGATATTCACTTTCTCCAGCCTTTCAATAGAAacccagtaaaaaaaaaaggttcagtAATACAGTAGTATATGCATTTGCAAAGATAGAGAGAGTTACTTGAAAATGCAGGCCATTATAAATGTTATTGCAGGAAGTGCATTGCACAAAGCTGATGTGAATGTTGCAGTAGTAAGTTTCATCCCTGAGTAGTACAGGTTTTGCTCCACCACAGGCCtacatatatttttcatttaaacaCATAGGAGTCGGTGTCTACCATTGTGGTGAAATAGACATGATGTAACAGTCTTACTCAAATAAACTCAGGATGGATATTTGAAATAAGATTTTGAAAGTTAGCCTTGGTCTTGAGTTCCTGCACAAGACACAAGAGTTTATTTAGCTTCATagtgtatgttttttttgttttacagacCTTGAaccagaaggagaagaaaatacCTTTCAAGGATGAGGGCGAAAGGAGTAATGAGAGCAGCAGCAACTGCCATACGGTAAGCAACCAAGACGTGAGGGCTCATACCTTGGTTCAAAGCTAGTTTCGCTACTATAGACATCAGTGCATACAAAAACTGAATGAAAACAATGGCTATGAATGGCCTTGCTTTCTgaaacttcattttttttttgtttgcagcTTCTCTGCATAAAAAACCTTTCTAATGGGGTTTAGAAAAGAGCTATGTTTTGGTTTGTTATAAGGACAATAAGAAAGTTATATCTATGCGTGTATGTATATATGAATTTTGTTTGAAGCCTCATAACGTCTTCATATGTTTCATTAGCATTTGTTTTTAAGTGCAAGGAATCAACATATCTGCCTAAATAAACAGGAAGGCCAAAGAGCACTAAACTCGTGTTTTAAGAGGTAAACATTTCTTAATTGGTTGGGTACTAACTCTCATACATTCACTTTAATTAACTTGGCAGTTTCATATGAccttattattatatttttgttgctACAAAATTTTATTGATCGTCTAAACCGATCTATATAAGGAATGCCACTATATAAGTCTCATACCACTTTATCAACAGCTTCCGATGGATTTTTATTCgattataaaataacataacaACCTTGATAAGTAGCAGGGACCTAACGTAGAGCCATGTAAAAGCATCAGCCTAGTAGTACTAATGAGATCAGATCATTATACGTCACAAAACTAAAAAGCGAGACCACTTGATAATACGGtatggaaaagaaaaaacaaatatgttacGCAAAAGACACCATTATTTACCAGCAAAAGTATGGCGACATTACATGGTTTCTAATCATCAACATCAACTCGACTCATAGATAGAACTGTTAACGGAAACCACTGCAACACGATGCTTTTAAAAGTTCTTGCGAGTTTTTAGAGTATTTACGGTAAAATTTTGCATGAAAGCTATGGGAAAAGTAACAATGCAAATAAAATATggtttttgaatattgtttaaGGAATATTGGTTATCTGATTCACACAATGCAAAGCTTTATAATATAGTATTAAATTATTCATAACTAAATTATATTAGTATGCAAATAaactattttgaaataatacaaAGTTACAAACCTATCAAATTAACAAACAATGAAGAATGTAAGTTTGGTATATCTCGAGACTGAAGTGGTCGGGCACCTGCAGCTTATGATCCACAAGGTGTTTTCGTAGGTCGAATATGAGAAGAGAGCTTGACCATTCTGATGAAAATTTGATGGCTGATATTCTGGTCCACCAGTGATGacaaccaaaacaaaacaaaacgatACATGGCAATTAAAAAGAGGAATTACTTTTTGGGTGGCCACATGAGAGATATATATAGAAGTTAGGTaggtttttaaatataagaaaaaaacttaCTTATAGAAAAATACACTGAAATAGAGATGCATCCAAATGAAATGAGGAGAGTCATGTAAGAAAACTAGTGCACCTATGGAAACAAACTTAAATATGTAATGTAATTTAGGAAAATACAAAAATGGCAATAAACCAAAGTGCTTTCCTTTCGCAGTATCATAATAATGATCTATATATTGttgaaatgaaaaagaaattaaGCTTATGGTGGTATGTCCATACATATGGTTCTCTTCTTTTTATAGTCTATAACCATATGAAGCCAAGAACGATTTTTA comes from Brassica rapa cultivar Chiifu-401-42 chromosome A02, CAAS_Brap_v3.01, whole genome shotgun sequence and encodes:
- the LOC103850887 gene encoding WAT1-related protein At5g13670 isoform X2, with protein sequence MKFQKARPFIAIVFIQFLYALMSIVAKLALNQGMSPHVLVAYRMAVAAALITPFALILERPVVEQNLYYSGMKLTTATFTSALCNALPAITFIMACIFKLEKVNIKRRHSQAKLAGTMVAIGGAMLMTFVKGNVIELPWTSKSRSYNGQSHVMNTPKQEDTGKGSIMLVASCFTWSCYIILQANILNSYQAELSLTALMCCMGMLEATVMALILERNNMSAWKIHPDMRLLASIYGGLVSGLSYYITGWASKERGPVFVSAFNPLSMVIVAILSSFIFLEKMYIGRVVGSVVIVIGIYLVLWGKSKEKVGDLLPKAGCAGTVVKFDEQKIPTLDNNQVVHKSDKIMIPKAPTKSQESV
- the LOC103850887 gene encoding WAT1-related protein At5g13670 isoform X1, which produces MKFQKARPFIAIVFIQFLYALMSIVAKLALNQGMSPHVLVAYRMAVAAALITPFALILERNSRPRLTFKILFQISILSLFEPVVEQNLYYSGMKLTTATFTSALCNALPAITFIMACIFKLEKVNIKRRHSQAKLAGTMVAIGGAMLMTFVKGNVIELPWTSKSRSYNGQSHVMNTPKQEDTGKGSIMLVASCFTWSCYIILQANILNSYQAELSLTALMCCMGMLEATVMALILERNNMSAWKIHPDMRLLASIYGGLVSGLSYYITGWASKERGPVFVSAFNPLSMVIVAILSSFIFLEKMYIGRVVGSVVIVIGIYLVLWGKSKEKVGDLLPKAGCAGTVVKFDEQKIPTLDNNQVVHKSDKIMIPKAPTKSQESV